In a single window of the Acidimicrobiales bacterium genome:
- the lexA gene encoding transcriptional repressor LexA gives MSEQVLTGKRRQILEVIEASLRDRGYPPSVREIGEAVGLTSSSSVHAHLNTLQKQGFLRRDPTKPRALEVRFDPNSEQQVEKARVRHLPLVGDVAAGTGVLADERVEELLPLPEDFTGTDAAFVLRVRGDSMIDAAILDGDYVVVRSQPEARNGDIVVAGIPGGEATVKTFRKKGSTITLEPANPRLKPMVFGPGEVVVYGKVVSVLRRL, from the coding sequence ATGTCGGAGCAGGTGCTCACGGGCAAGCGGCGCCAGATCCTCGAGGTCATCGAGGCGTCCCTACGCGATCGCGGCTACCCGCCGTCGGTGCGCGAGATCGGCGAGGCGGTTGGCCTCACGTCGTCGTCGTCGGTGCACGCCCACCTCAACACGCTCCAAAAGCAAGGTTTCCTGCGGCGCGACCCCACCAAGCCGCGCGCCCTCGAGGTGCGCTTCGACCCCAATTCCGAGCAGCAGGTCGAAAAGGCGCGCGTGCGTCACCTGCCGCTGGTGGGCGACGTCGCCGCCGGCACCGGCGTGCTCGCCGATGAGCGCGTCGAGGAACTGCTCCCCCTCCCCGAAGACTTCACCGGCACCGACGCGGCGTTCGTGCTGCGCGTCCGCGGCGATTCGATGATCGACGCCGCCATCCTCGACGGCGACTACGTCGTGGTGCGCAGCCAACCCGAAGCCCGCAACGGCGACATCGTCGTGGCCGGCATCCCGGGCGGCGAAGCCACGGTGAAGACCTTCCGCAAGAAGGGTTCGACGATCACCCTCGAACCCGCCAACCCGCGCCTCAAGCCGATGGTGTTCGGGCCCGGCGAGGTTGTGGTCTACGGCAAGGTCGTCAGCGTCCTGCGCAGGTTGTAA
- a CDS encoding LysM peptidoglycan-binding domain-containing protein, protein MNARQELPMQATIPLQYRPARGATVRRRPSAAVYRRRRLAVLLSAAAIVALTVIGLHRLTGSSGDGPLTGAGQPVSVLHASLVTSTRVIVQPGDTLWTIARRVQPTGDVRPLVASIEAKRHGQPLQVGETIQLHR, encoded by the coding sequence ATGAACGCACGACAGGAGCTCCCGATGCAGGCGACGATTCCTCTCCAGTACCGCCCGGCACGCGGCGCGACGGTCCGCCGCCGCCCGTCCGCCGCGGTCTATCGCCGCCGCCGCCTCGCCGTGTTGCTGTCTGCGGCAGCCATCGTCGCCCTCACGGTGATCGGGCTGCATCGGCTGACCGGCTCGTCCGGCGACGGTCCCCTCACCGGCGCCGGACAGCCGGTGAGCGTCCTGCACGCGTCGCTCGTCACCAGCACGCGCGTCATCGTGCAGCCGGGCGACACGCTGTGGACCATCGCTCGCCGGGTGCAGCCGACCGGCGACGTCCGCCCGCTGGTGGCCAGCATCGAGGCCAAGCGGCACGGCCAGCCGCTGCAGGTGGGGGAGACGATCCAACTCCACAGGTAG
- the nrdR gene encoding transcriptional regulator NrdR, protein MRCPHCSADDDKVIDSRGAEDGSAIRRRRECLACGRRFTTFERVEEVPLVVVKRSGAIVPFDRARIVAGIRAAAKNRPISEDQMEALAFEVEEQSRLVSGEVDTESIGLAVLEGLRRLDQVAYVRFASVYKGFDDADDFLAEVRALTKESEPKAPRRVGE, encoded by the coding sequence GTGCGTTGCCCGCATTGCTCGGCCGATGACGACAAGGTCATCGACTCGCGCGGAGCCGAAGACGGCAGCGCCATTCGCCGGCGCCGGGAGTGCCTGGCGTGCGGCCGTCGCTTTACTACCTTCGAGCGGGTCGAAGAAGTGCCGCTCGTCGTCGTAAAGCGATCAGGGGCGATCGTGCCGTTCGACCGCGCCCGCATCGTCGCCGGCATCCGCGCGGCTGCCAAGAACCGCCCGATCTCCGAAGACCAGATGGAGGCGCTGGCCTTCGAGGTCGAGGAGCAGTCGCGCCTCGTGAGCGGTGAGGTCGACACCGAGTCCATCGGCCTGGCGGTGCTCGAGGGCCTCCGGCGACTCGACCAAGTGGCCTACGTGCGTTTCGCCAGCGTTTACAAGGGGTTTGACGACGCCGATGACTTCCTCGCCGAAGTGCGGGCGCTCACCAAGGAGAGCGAGCCCAAAGCGCCGCGACGCGTAGGTGAATAA